Proteins encoded in a region of the Arvicanthis niloticus isolate mArvNil1 chromosome 16, mArvNil1.pat.X, whole genome shotgun sequence genome:
- the Pcp4l1 gene encoding Purkinje cell protein 4-like protein 1: MSELNTKTPPATNQASDPEEKGKPGSIKKAEEEEEIDIDLTAPETEKAALAIQGKFRRFQKRKKDSSS, encoded by the exons ATGAGTGAG ctTAACACCAAAACACCTCCAGCAACCAACCAGGCATCTGACCCTGAGGAAAAAG GGAAGCCTGGCAGCATCAAGAAGGccgaggaggaagaagaaattgaCATTGACCTGACAGCGCCAGAGACAGAGAAGGCCGCCCTTGCAATCCAGGGCAAGTTCCGGCGATtccagaagaggaaaaaggatTCCAGCTCCTGA